A stretch of DNA from Desulfovibrio psychrotolerans:
CACCACAGCGGCATTGCGATGATAGGTAGATTCATAGTCACTGCCCGAGCCGCTGAGCGAGGCATAGGCATTTGCCCCCGCGCCCACACCGTTTGCCCCCACATTGGCCTTTATCCCCCCACCCGCAGATGCGGACACGCTATCTGTGCTGTAGCGCATGCCCCCGGTGGCAGATTCTATGGTCAGGTCACGCCCGGCTTCCAGTGCTACGTCATTGCCCGCATACACCTGCGCACCCTGAATGGTGATATCCTCATCCGCCTTCAGGGCTACATTGTTACCGGCATATACGGTCGAGGTAACAGGCGTTTCTGTCTCCGTATGCTCCCTTGTCTGGGTAACGGAAAGACCGCCGGTAAGAGAGGCGCTGGCAGAGGTGCTCAAGGCTCCCTGCACGGCGGATACAGCACGTATGGCAGAACTGACCGCCGTAATTCCTTTTGCCGCCGCGCTCCCCTTACCCGCCTGCATGGAAGAAGGCAGATCTGCCAGCTGGCGAACAGTGGAACTTACACTTTGCTTGGCAGCCAGCTTTAGCGGCCCTTCTCTCGTTAGCGACTACCTACCGAAGGCAGGTGGGGTGTGGCTTTACGGGTTATTCCAAATCAATTCGAGCCTAGTCCCCTATCGTCATAAACCCTCTCAAACAACCCATGAAATGGACCATCTGGCCAGACCAGCCGCCAAACCTCACCAGTCTCGATATGCCTATACCATTTTTCTTCAAAGGCAGTTGCGTCCATATACGGCGAGGTTACTGAAGTTCCCTCGGCTAAGCCTTCCTGAACTTGGTCGGCTATCCATGCCACAAACCGATTGAACTCACTGAGGCTTGCAAAATCGTCAATTGACTCCCAAGGACACTGCTTCATTTGGTTACCCATGATGTATCAACCTCGGGTATGAACACTTGATTCCCACCACCGACTAATCCACCCTGCGGGGCGGCTGCACCTTCATAAATCTTCACACCGGCCGGAACTTCAATCTTGGTGACGTTTGTTGCTGTATTTCCCCAAGCGGGATTTAGGGCACTATCGATCGTGGATTGCACTGGCCCAGCGGGAGGGGTTCTAGTCCAATATGGTCCGATTTCTTTCGCTGAACCGCCCCAAACTCGATAGAGCGTCGTTGTC
This window harbors:
- a CDS encoding hemagglutinin repeat-containing protein, coding for MSTSASASLTGGLSVTQTREHTETETPVTSTVYAGNNVALKADEDITIQGAQVYAGNDVALEAGRDLTIESATGGMRYSTDSVSASAGGGIKANVGANGVGAGANAYASLSGSGSDYESTYHRNAAVV